GTTGTAAGCACTAACCAAATCAATGATTGAGAAAATTTTGCATCCagcaaaattttgtgtaaagtcATGGATATGAGGCAAGGGATATCGATCTGGTACTGTAATGGCATTGAGACGCCGATAGTCACCGCAGAATCGCCAGCGCCCATCTTTTTTGGGAACCATGTGTAATGGACTTGCCCATGCACTTTTGCTTGGACTGCAGATGCCAGCATTGAGCATGGCTTCGAATTCTGTTTTGGCAATTTTAAGTCGCTCCGGGTTGAGACGACGTGCTGCCGAAAATATGGGCTGACCCGTGGTAatggggtctcggcaaatatcacgcaattttttttctaattgaaagaaaaaaattgtacatgcttaagatataatctcaagcgtaatcgtagtgtGATTAAGATccttcactaattcgttcgaaagaaaataatttcattcatacttcgacgttatacattactactgtcaaaccaccatatttgttttataccaaatagctcaatttaatctgaatttggggtacagtgtagcccgtcggttgtttttgcgccactatgagccgaacgccctatcactcaggttgacgtttgacaattccggactttaaagaacatgacggaaaatcatttgctccatttctaatacgcgtaccgattcaaccgctgaatgccttcatcagcacgcctattgatctctattgcccaagtatacgtgatgatttagagaaaatatgctgcagtacatgcggtatttacttcgcatctatcacaagagctgcagagcacaggagagcagctcacattgcaccagctaagcaagcgcgtatgttccgcaaagtgcgaccctcacggaatgtcacaagacgagctaatgagttactgtgcgcaagcgtcaacggcttagagtggctagattagaacgaagttgaaggagcacatgattttactgaaaatcatatggacatgttggtcccaatagtctctcttgaaaccgcgcatgattctccatggactgaattagagtagatattctttttttaatcgcagtagttacgatttaagtcttctattgttaaatttttattacacttataactctcagcaatattgattactagtcttaactagtcgtaaataaaagcacgaagcaaattttttttctttttacaataacaatccaacgcgtttacataagaaacccacattttgaaaaatctcacgtgagattgggggatgggggagggggttgaataaaatctcacgacatctcaccaggggggagagggagggtcagaaaattgaaaaaaacaccgcacgtaatttatggacgccccctaatgaGATCAGCCATATTGTTATTCCCGACATTGATGGTGGATAAACATTCATATGGAGTCATAATGGAATTGCATTTAACCACCAGTTGGGTTTTTTCGTCAATAATTTTGCGCTTTTTTACATCAATAATGAGACcgtagtaatttaaaaaatctatgcCGATGATTGGCTTATCTACATCGGCAATTATGAATGGCCACGTGAAATTGCGCCTGAGGCCAATGTTCAGGCTAAGCTGATGTTGGCCGAAAGTCTTAATGGGAGTGCCATTTGCGGCAAATAAACGATATGAGGACGGGCCGGCCGATTTGTTACCGAAAATACGCGGTAGAATTGAGATATCGGAGCcggtgtaaatgaaaaaattcctGCATGTGGTTTTGTCTGTAATGAACAATCGACGACTGGTCATGACTTCCGCTTCGTCTGTCGTCCCTAAGAAAGCGGCTTTTAGTTTTCCGGCCTTTTATCATTAAATTTGCACGGGGGAACACATTTGAGTGCTGCGCCACCGAACTTGTAGTGGTATCGGCAAAACGGTTTGGCATTACCGTTGTCGCCGGAGCTTGAACGTGCATTCTGGTTGTTGCCACATCGTGATCGTGATCGTGAACGATCACCGGGGGTGGTCAACTGGGTTGCCAAATTAGCAACTGCCTGTGTCAAAGCTTTAATATTGTTGAGGATTTCCTcaaattgttcatttttatGTGGTGTACTGGCACCAGCTTTCACTGCCATGACTTGTGAGGATGTGGATCCAACAAAGTCCATGATCGTATCGGCGCGTTTGGCGCATATGTCTAAATCTTCATCACCAATTATTAAGCAAGCTCGAAGTGTAACAGGCAATCTTTCAATCCACcagctttttaaaattgtttccgaAACTGAGCTTCCGGCGAGGTCACGCATGTGGCGCAAAAGCTGAGATGGTTTACGGTCACCAAGCTCAACGTCACTAAGTaactttcgaatttttttcgattCGGAGTCCGCGAATTCCGCGATAATTCTATTTTTGAGACACTCGTGTTTGTCCGTTTCGGGAGGATTGCGAAGAAAATCACTGACCAGTTCGAGAATTTGCGCGTCTAATGCGCCGACCACGTGGTCGTATTTTGTATCATCGCGAGAAATGTTAGCGCGTCGAAAAGACGTCtctatttgaatgaaaaatatatgaggGCTACTTTTCAAGAAAACGGGGGGTTTAACCGCAATATGACTTCTTTGTAAAGGCTGATCGGTGAAGGTACTCACATTTTCGCGAAATTCTTGTTGTAGTTGCCGTTTAGAGGCTCCTGATGAGGTTCCAGGTGTGCAGTCTCCTTGGATCATTCTGGTAAATATTGATTGTAGGTTCCCTTGAATGGCTTCCAAAACCTCGATTGGTATTTGCTCTCTTGATCGTAGATAAGGCTTCTCGTTGTTTGATGATATTctcattcgaaaaaatattgcatctAAAATGTTGTATTTGCACGTTGAATTACGTTTTAAAGTTGCATTAATAGTACAACTGTTTGTATGGTTGCATAGAATTGTGAGTTGAATGCGGAAGGTAATTCCTACCAACCGCGTTGCATCAATACAAGTGCCTTTCCAATGTTTGTGTTAAATTTCGCCGTTAAGTTCCAAACTTTGGTGTAGTACCACAAGCGTTGGTTACACGTGGTGGAATGTGCGGTTATGTTAGTATGCAGGTGCAGGTGAAATTTAGGTTATGGTCGATGCACGCTTGCCGTATTAGAAATGTCCACAATTTTctcagaaaacacttttttatgaaaatgctgTTTGTTCGGggtcaccaatttggatttttccaatgaatatttttatttattattataggcaaattttaagtgtatgtacaggcaaatatttattacacaatcaaatattaataaattatagaaaTGTCTCTTTTAGCTGCGAACGATAAATAGTACCAACCAAACAACCAACTGCTATCGAATACAATCAAACTTCCACTAACTCTACCAACCTGCACGAACGCGagaaacaaaaatactaaagcaaCGTATACACGCTGCCTTTTTGTATCAACAATCCCTACGACCAGCACACACGCTGCGATTGTTGTATCAACGCGTTGTACAGTGCGTACATGCAATTACAGGCAATGCCCCACAGGTATATCTTTAATTTTCCCACATAGGTATATACTACAAATAATTTCAGAAACGGTTCAAATAggtgaaaatttaattgtatattttcGTCATTGAAagagatatatatatacatattgatATTCAAACATTGACACCTCGAATGCGTGATTGCACCCTAAAATATATGACAGTATTTTGACTTACAGCAAtgctttaaattattataatgaaTGCAGTTACCGCAGCACATTCAaatgtaggtacatacataccaaaTATGTTTTGACGTCGATATATTATATACTTATTCTTGTTGAATTCACCATTGTTTTCACTTCTTTTTAAatctaacaaaaacaaaaagcaagttTTTTTACTGAAAGCACAAATCACATTTTAATATCCGAAATATtgcatgaaaataattttaatacccAGAATATTAATTAGACATTATTCTGTCTTTAACAGACATTAGACATTATTTTGTCTTTTTGAAAATAGAGAATTCTAACTTAAAAGAACTTGGGCTGTTTAAAACTGgttgcacgtgttttccagaaTTCGTACTTAAAAGAATATTGTAATGACGAATGTAGAATCGCTtaccattttattattataagccacatttttttagtataacACATCCGGAACTAAAATTTGTTTCGCCcctaaatatttacttagtaaattttaaaaatagagaATTATGACTTAAAAGAACTTGGCTGTTTAAAAttgatttcacattttttcacaaTACAATTATACATGACACATCGTGAACTAAAATTTACTGGTCCcctaaatatttacttagttaACTTAAGCAAAAATGCTTAACCCAATGCTACTGTGCTCTAAggaacaatattttaaatttaataatttaaattaaaagtgaaagacaatatattttttattttttatcttgaaaaaatttgaaagtaagacgcggccaccgtagccgaataggctGGTGCTTGACTTTCATTCGGAAAAACGGAGAACGTATATTCGAATCTCCatggaacaccaaaattaagaaaaagtgttttctaatagcggtcgcccctcggcaagcaatggcaaacctccgagtttacatatttctgccatgagaaagctcctcaaaaTATTtactgccgtttggagtcggcttaagactgtaggtcccaccatttgtggaacaacatcaagacgcacaccacaaataggaagaggagctcagccaaacatccaaaaagggtgtaagcgccaatagcgtttgctttttgaaccacctttttttttgagaatggtaacacaaatgatatgtcaaatgtgttcataatttacttaaacgtttgacatttacgaaatgggacgctatacacttgaacaaaattgggaaatattgaaaacctatttccaaagtggtgagtcttcttcgtcttttctgattttcacatcggtggttacgtcaataagcaaaattgtcggatttggggctcagaaaatccacacgttactgtagagaagcaaatgcatccacaacgagtcactgtttggtgcggtttttggtcgggcggcatcatcgggccatttttttcgaaaatgagcgaggtaacagtaaatggcgagcgttaccgtgacatgctcaacgagttgttttcaaaaattgaataggatgacatggacgacattttgtttaccgtttttgaaaaccgaataatcagccgaaattccgatatcaattggccgcctcggagctgtgatttaagcccgttggactattttttgtggagagccgttaagggcaaatgctatgcgaaccatccagagacgattgatgctttaaaacacgaaatcgaagttgccattcatgaaattggagcccaaacaatcgaaaatgtgcttaaaaattggcagtcatttgaacgatattatttttcattcataaatgacaatgttcaatcttcaaaataaaaaagaaagtttgaaaaaatattgattagttttttttttatagccgattcaaaaagcaaattttacatggcccatccTATATAAGAAGCGATAAGCGCGCAATATATCAAAGTAAATGATCAGAGAGGAGTACATTGAACGTAATTCAAATTTAAGGAACACTTTCTAAATGCGTTCTATCTCATCAATATGGAACTAGTGGGAATGATGCCAGATTGTTTCTGCATACCCTAGATGAGAATGTACGAAACAGGTATATAGCAGTTGGTAGGAATCCGAAAAGTCAGTGCTATTCTGCCGAACAAAGCTAAGCATATCATATCCTCGATGAAGCTAATCTGGCTGATAAATGAAAATGTAGTATTAAAAACAATACCAGGATCCTTAATTTCATTAACCGATTGCAAACTGTActctgtttttaataaatttcgaaaTTGTGTATATTTCTAATATGTTTAAAGAAAGATGTGCTCTTAAATATCACGGATATAAATTATCCAGCTCGGATTGAAATGCCAAAAGTACCGAAAAAAAGTTCTGGTTTTTGTTATCAGTTAATTACATACGAATTACAAAATAGTACTTATTGACAAGAGGGATTCTCCGTTGAATTTCAAAGCTGAAATTATTGTGGGTCTTTGTTTGCTGTCGAAAGCGACAAGAGGGAATGTGTATGAAATCTTTTTTCAGAGATTTTTTCCAAGGTTTTATGTGTAGTGGATATATTGTCGACTGCTGGCTTACCTGGTGTGAAACCTTTCTGTTAAGGTACAAACTGTTCAATCACGGTTTAATACGCTCGATAGAACCTTACATGCGACGTTCAGGAGATAAATTACAGAACCACCATTCTTGTGTAATAGACGGAGCATTCATACGGCCATAACTCATACTACAAGGTATAATGTATGCATCTTACCAGTTTCTCGCCGCCGTATTTGTAAAGCTCAGTCAGTAGTCCATTGGCTTTCTTGTTCTTTGGCTACTTCATCGCGGGGCACTGAAGGCGGTGGTCAAAGTTTGGGCGATCggggttttatttttttgtgactTTCACTACTGTCACTATTCAGCATGTTGGCGATGATTTCTCTCTACAACTTAAACAAGAGACAACAACTTAACAAATAATTACTAGCAGCGCTAAAACAAAGGTCCTCGGTTGTCTCTAAATTAAAAGTAGGTTGATAATAAATTAGATATTGATATTTTATTCGGCCGACACGGTCGAATGCTTTTTAAAAATCAGTTGCAAGTATTGTGATGTGGTTTTTGGAAGATAAATAATTTGATATAAAGTAATCTAAAGGCAGAAGAGCATCGATGGTTCCGACTCCCTTCCTATAAGCAATCTGATAATGAGTTGTCTGTTACCATACCATGATAGTCGGTTGATTAAACTTTTTCCAAGAAGCTTTCCTAAACAAATCAAAAGAGATATCGGTCTACAGCTGCTTACTTCAGACAGGGTTTTATTGAGCTTTAAGATAGGAAGAATGCACAAGGTTTTCCAAAATTGTGGATAACAACCACTGTCAAAGATTCGGTTATAAAGAATGGTAAGTCGAGTTTTGACTGAGTCCGGCAGATTATGAATGATGGGTTAGGAGAGAGCAAATTGAAACATTGCACAGTGGATGAATCAGACGAGGAAAGAGAGAAACGAAATGGTAAGCAATAGCATAGGGGCAAAAAGTGGTCCGTTCCCGGAATTGATGCACGAAAACGATGTTGAGTGGACGATTTTGTACTGACTGCTTTGTTGCTTGGAGTGTGGTTAGTTTAGTTATCCACCCAGAGACGGTTCTTTTAGATCTGTTTAGTTTGGTTTGTGGAATAGTGAAATGAGCTGCAGATCGTATAACTCCCAAAACTTTTGCTTATGTAGAGGCAAATGGAGAAGCTGCATTGATTGCGTCGCAGATTTTACCAAATGTCTTCCAGTCAGCTTGGAAGGTGTTGAATCTTGATGTGAATTTAAAGAGTACTGGTTGTGACTGAGTTTGCTTGCGTTATTATGCAACGATGTACATATTGAGTGCCTAATCAGTTAAGGAGTTGTGAAAAATCAGATATCGAGAAAATTTCTCTGGGAtgaaggccggcgggccaattagatgtcctaaattcagtagttttcgcgaagcgttgtaggatgagaaaaaaaacaattagccaaatgaagttttggggatagtttaatatatatttgaactaaaaaaaaaaatttgtacaatctccaacaatatattgtaagccgagttatcaatagattcccagagcgccttgccactgaagtatccaacttctgtacaagatacaacttgcaattttcatctgaaaacaaaaaaaaaaaagattattaattttgatgtaattatcttcgatgtgaactaagaaaattgggagaaacacgtaaaattcgaatttttggggaaggtagaaaaaaaaagtggtttttcaaggaaaaaaaaactcttcgactgggtaaaaaagtcgcttaaaaaaagtttttgga
The Anastrepha ludens isolate Willacy chromosome X, idAnaLude1.1, whole genome shotgun sequence DNA segment above includes these coding regions:
- the LOC128870405 gene encoding uncharacterized protein LOC128870405, with the protein product MIQGDCTPGTSSGASKRQLQQEFRENVSTFTDQPLQRSHIAVKPPVFLKSSPHIFFIQIETSFRRANISRDDTKYDHVVGALDAQILELVSDFLRNPPETDKHECLKNRIIAEFADSESKKIRKLLSDVELGDRKPSQLLRHMRDLAGSSVSETILKSWWIERLPVTLRACLIIGDEDLDICAKRADTIMDFVGSTSSQVMAVKAGASTPHKNEQFEEILNNIKALTQAVANLATQLTTPGDRSRSRSRCGNNQNARSSSGDNGNAKPFCRYHYKFGGAALKCVPPCKFNDKRPEN